The Equus quagga isolate Etosha38 chromosome 20, UCLA_HA_Equagga_1.0, whole genome shotgun sequence genomic interval GGGCCAGGAAATGCCCCCCCGGAGGGAGGGCAGCAGAAGGAACATGGGGGCCTGGCAGGGTGCAGGGGGTTTTGGGGACCTCCAGGGCATTGACTCAGGGTCCCCCCATCAACATGGCTCTCACCATGGGCTCCCACCACCATCAGCGCCATCGTTGCATTTCCAGAGCAAGGGGGTTCAGAAAGGGCTTACCTCTGACCCTCCAGTCCCCAAGGTCAGGGAAGCCCGAACATCAGCCCCTCTTTCCGGGGAGCCAGCACCTCATCCAGGCCCTCACAGGGGGCAAGGATGGGAGTTTCTCCATGCCATCCAGCTGTGACCTCCCTGAGGTCACCCTGACTGCCCccccaacagacacacacagcagCAAGCTCAGCAGCAAGGACACAAAGAGGCACAGGAACAGCAGGGCCAGAGCCCCAGGTGTGGCATGTAATGGCCTCATCAGCCAGGGATCGGCTGGAGCAATGGTCTGCAGCTGGACCCAGGCAGCTCGTTTAACCCCAAGAGATGAGACTGCCCAgcgcagagggcaggaggggagccaTGCTCAAAACTGGTAACGGCACAGCCAGGCGGATCTGCAGCCTCTCCAGGATGCTCCCGTCACAGAGCGGGGTGGAGGAGGGAATGCCGGCTGGCCTGGCCTGTGTCCATTCCTCGGCAACCTGGCCCCACCCTACCCCActgttttaaaagtcattttctttgttttctgatctTGCAGGCCTCTTAGCCTCATGTTGAGGATAAGGAGCTGGGGGATGGGAGCTGGGGACTGCAGGGAAGACCTCTGGAGCCCCCCAGAGCCGTGTGGCCTTTCCCAGCTTGGGTTCCTGCCCGTACATGTGAGCCCACACACAAAGCCAGCAGCAGAAGTAGCATCCATGGCTGCAGGGCAACCACCAAGAGCCTGGCTAGAGGCTCCTCCAGATGCCAAGTGGACCAGGGCTACTAGTCACACATCATGTGACAGTCCATCTCCAGGGGTTGGCCTAAGCCTGAAAGGAAGGGTGGGGTTTCAACAGGTGGCAGAGGTAGGAAAGGGTGATGCTGCAGGCAGCAGCGCCCAtggcctgctgtgtgcctggggcAAGCAGGTCCAGCTCCAGCTCAAGTCTGAGGAGGCTGGCAGTGAGGTCGAGCTAGGTATCAGAGCTTCCTCTGCAGACAAGGGGCAGTCGCACAGCCCAATGAGGAGCTGTCTGGATCAGCGCTGCCCAACAGAACTCTCTGGAATGATGGAAGTGTTCCTTTTCTGCATTGTCAACAAGGTGCGAAGCCCTTGCAAGGGAGCTGGTTCAACTCAGAAGCTGAACTTTTCATGTTACTTCATCTTAATTAAACGGAATGAAAGCAGCCACTTGTGGCTAGCGGACGGCTAGCGGACAGCTCCCGGCCAGAGCCCGGAAACTTGAAGGGTGATAGCCACCAGTGAGGTGGAAGGcaagggagcagaggagagaggaaggggcccAAACCCAGAGGGCACAGACTCAACAGGATGGTCACCAGCAGGACACTGGAAGCCCGGGTCTCAAGGTCaggagcaagagggagagagaggtgtggGCTCAGcacagggcaggaggggctggagagggaacCAGAAGCTGCTAGGAGCAAGGCTCTGTTCTAAAAGCCAAGCCAAGGGTGGGCATCAAACACTGAGAGGTCAGGACAAGGAGAGGCCGGGGCACCAAGCTGGAGCAGCCTTTCCGGGGGTTGGGACTGCCCGTGGGGCCAAGAAGCAaggggtgggaagggggaggCTGGCCCCCAATGCTGGTGGGGAGCAATCCAGTGGTGAAGGGAGGGAGCCCGGGGCAAGGTGACCACAGGGAGAGgattttgtttattgctgtggACTAGGAAACAGGAGGCTGCTCGCAGGGGAAGGGGCCAGGAGGGCCCAAAGGAACAAGAGGAAGGAGACAATGGTGGGGGGcccacaggaggggctggggaccccCTGGCCAGGCAGGACAGAAGGCGCTGAAAGAGGGAGAGACTCGCTGGTTAATTTTCTGTCCTACAGAAAAGTGGTGTGTGCACATTCCAGAAAATacggaaaacacagaaaaaggagaaagggcagggcGGGAGCTTCCCATTGTCCCACTAGCTACAGAGATGTGAGGCGGCCGGGAAATCGAGCCTTCTGAGAGCCCTGGCGGGCAGCATGGCCGGAACCCACGACAAAGGGCCACTCCCGGAGCGGCTCATTAGGGAGAGGAGCCGGTGACAGGCGGCCGCATTCAGAGCCTGCACACAATCGGGCCCttgtgggggcgggggcggggtgcTCCCGGAGCCTCTGATTCCAAGACAAGAGCGCGCCTCCTTCTTGCCTTACAACCCGGGAGACAACGGAAAGgcagatttggggagacaaagagaTTCTTCCCCTGACAGTGGATGGGCTATTTTTGGAAATGGGTCGACTCTTCTCCATCGCTGCCATCTCGGTgccaccagccctgcctccaTCTGTCCCCTTGAATGCAGCCTAAAAAGGCCCCCCACCCCATCTGGGGCAGCCCAGCACCCCACAACGTGGGTGGTGAAGGCAAGTGCCTCCTTGGTGATGCCTGGAGGTCTGTTCTAGCTCCCAGGGCGGGAAGGTGGGAGAGCGAGCCAGGGTGTGTCCAGGGCCGGGGTAGGTGCTCACGAAATGCATGGCTGGCGGAATTCAAACCCAGCTTTCCACCGCTGCCTGGCAGCCCCCGCTGGGCACACCAAAGCCTTCTCCCTGGGCATCCACGCGGCAAAGGTCGGCGAGGGGACAACACAAACGGGCCTGTTTCTCCCTCACCGCTAACGTGAACTGACACTAGCctcccggcccggcccggccagGCTCTGTGATGCCCTAGCATGGAGCAGCGTCCTCGCCTCCAGCTGACCTGCTGACGGGCCATCTCAAGCTTGGGCGGCCCCCGCAGGCCCAGTGGCTTTTCTCCCGGAGTTTCCCACTGTGGCTCTGGCTGCCCAGCAGAAGCCCCAGGGAGCTTCTACAACCACAGAGGCCATGGCTGGGGGCGGGTCCAGACACAGTGTTTTTAAAGTTCCATGGTAACATCTAACGTGCAGGCACAGTGAGGAACCTCTGGTAAAAGCAAGCGTGTATTTTTTAGTAAGTGTTAAAGGGAAACAGGGAAGTGGGGGGTGCGAGGCACCACCCTCGGAGAGAGGGCTGAGTTTTTTAGAACCAGCTGAAGACCATTTGGTGCCAAATGgagcaaatggaaaaagaaaggcagGTGGCCAAAGTGACTTGAACACTGTCAGGTTTAAAACAAGAGGGAGGGGGCCGACCcgctggcgtagtggttaagttcacgtgctctgcttcagcagccctgggttcgccggttcggaccctgggcgcagagctacgcactgctcatcaagccaggctgaggcggcatcccacacagaagaactagaatgacctacaactaggatatacaagtatgtacgggggctttggggagaaaaaaaaagatgaagattgacaacagatgttagctcaggggcaatcctcctcaccaaaaaaagaaaacaaacaaaaatgagaggcatttactgagcacctgccacgGGCTGGGAAGCTGGACCCGCCCCTAAAGAAGGCTATGGACTCGGGGAGAGACAGGGGGGCAGGCAGAGGAACCTCAGGTCCAGAATGGGCAGTCCTGTCCTGGGCACACCCCGCCCGGGGAACCGGAGCTCAGCACTCTACCAAGCGCCAAACCCTAGGCCTGTAAGAGGCGATCAGATGGCAGAGGCAAGTAATCCCACTGGGCTCTCGGTGCGGCCCTTCATGAGGACAGGCTGGTCAGGCGGGGTTCTCGGCCTCAGCCGGCACTGGGCAGAGTGGTACCTGTGTGTCACAGGCAGCCACCCCCCCTCCGCCACCCCAGATGCTCAATCCTGAGACCTGCCCCAAGCTGAGGACCAACCACCAGGAAAGAGACAAAACCTGGGACGCAGGGTGTGGGGGGGGagaatcctcaggaaaataaaacagagccgGCTGGCAGGACCACAAATGTGACCAATGAGAGGCAGGATGGGCACGGCAGGTGGCACTTTTGTTGTGGCCCTGTCCCTCGTACAAACTCTGGGTGGAGGGGCCAAAGAATGCTAGCGTCTCTGGGATCCTCGGCACAGCCCATCCAAgccacccattttacagatgggaaggtgagggcccagagagaggaagggacttgCACACAGTCCGGTCACAAGTGGGCTGAGGTCGCTGGTTCTGTGTTGTCCAATCCATAGAACAGCACTGGGTGGCACACTGTGCCCCAAAACCCCGAGATGTGGGGAACATGTCAGCTGACAGGGCCACTCTCAAGTCCAGCTGATGATCCGGCCATGTATTTATCAAGTagggaacagagagaaagggaggggatGTTGCTATGTAAAGGATCTAGTTTCTGAGTGGACTCCTAACGGATGACTCTGGATCCCTTTGGAAAAGGTCATCAGAAAAGGCCACAGCTGGAACTGCCCCCAGCCTGAGGAAAAGCCCAACCCAGGGACATCAGGGGGAGACACAGGTGCAGTGGGAGGAGCTTCACAGGCCCCACCTGCTCCGGCCCAGCCCACTACCCAACCCCTCGTCCTGCATCCCCCaacccacccaccacccccactAAGCCAGATGTGCCTGTGCCccagctgttccttctgcctcgCCCGGCCTCTCCTCCCCTGTTCTCCTCTGCTGGTACAAACCTCCgccaccctcaaggtccatctcaGCTCCCAATTGCAGCCACCCCCTCGCGGAGCTCCCAGCACAATGAAGAGGTTGATGGCCAGACCAGGtcacttctgagagtgaaaggggcGTGATGAACAGTCACCCCAGGAGGAGACGGCCACCCGGGCACGTGCAGGTGGGCGGCCAGGTGGGCGAAGGCTCCAGGGTCATGTGGACGGGAGCTCCTGGCCCCGTCCCCACCCCCACATGACCTGGTGGACTTGCCTCCCAGCCCTGAGCCTTTTCCTCAGCAGAAGTGGAGATCCCAGTTGGGCCCAGCAATCACAGTGGGAGTCACATGGAAACACATAGCTCTCAGCAAGGTGCAGGCACAGTTGGTCCCACCCAAAAGACATTTGTGGAACCCATCCCTCTGTACTGGGAGTCAAGCTCGAGGCACAAGCTGAGAGGGCTCAGGGAGCGGTCAGGGAGGGCTCCAGCACCCACGTGGCCAAGCCCAGGGCGGGTCCCCTTCCCCTCCTAGTCTCCCATGAGTGCCCTTAGGGCTCCAAGCAGTTTGTTCAGGGATTTCCGGCTTTCCCAGGCACGGCATTTCCTCCCTTCTAAGATACCATCAGCCACAGATGCCCGCATACTTAACGACAGCTCTTCCACAGCAAGGGAGGGGAAGACCCTCCATCAAGAACACACTGATCTAAGATACACCCCACACTGCaacagagaagggaagatgcCCATCTTCCAATTCAGGAAATAACAATGCCAAATGGCCAGGGCCTCTCTCTGACCAATGAGGAagctggaaggagagggagacTCTCATCTATTTCCCAGGGCCATGGGTCTCGTCTTCAGTTAACACCCCACACCTCCCTTTAAACATCACATGCAGGGTGAGCCCAAGAACATTCACTGGCGAAATCAGTGAAACTCCTGATCTTTCTGGCCTGCTCCCCAGAGAGCTGGAGACCGGTGGGACTTGTTCAAGAGCAGGCATCCATCACTGGGGGACCCAACTCCAGACCTGCCGCAGAACCCTCCCCCCGCCTGCCCCTGCTGGCCTGTGGGGGCAGGGCACAGTGACAGAGGAATGTGTGACAGTGACCCTTGCTAGGAGGGGGACCACTCCTGACTTCCCATGAACAGAGGAACATCACGTCCCTTTAGCACATAAGTATGTTCCTCTGTTGCCAAACCTGGGGGATGCCACTGAGGTCCCTCATCATCCGGGTCCAGGGTGATGGCACGGCCTCCTTCCCAGCTCTGAAATCCCAGAGCGGTCCCTGCACCGATCCCAGGCACAGGTACCCAGCACCCAGGCTGCAGGCGTGGGCAGAGCGGCCGTGGCCGTGACTGCTCTGAGAGCGGGTACACAGTGGCGCTGCAGAGAGCGCGTCATCCGCAGGTGCTGCTCCACTTGAGCCCCCAACAGCTCAGGACTGCCTGaccctggaggtcagaagtcacAAGGAGGCAGacgggctgggggcagggccttGAAGCCGACCTGCTGGGTCTGAGAACCAGGGCCACCGGGGAGGCCCCAAGCTTCAcctgctgctgccccagcccGGCTGACACCAAGACGGACACCAGCCAAATGCTCCTGAATCACCACGCCCCCAGCCAGGCTACATGAATCACTGTGTGCTTAGCACTCAGGACTGGACAGAGTAACCGCTCAGTAAGCACCTGCTGATGTTTCCCTTCCTGCTTGAATAGCAAATACCCCCAACAACCCAGCCCCACCCTTCCGCCTCCCCGACTCGAACAAGCAGATTCCCAGAGCTGTCCAGGGTGACCCATCGCCATGGGTTCAGGAACACCCTTTCCCAGGTGTCCAGGCCAATGCTTGCACACCTCCCCTAATGGGGAGCTCCCCACCTCCAGAGGCAACCCCGTCCGCCTGGCCCACTCTTGTCCATGGGCGCTGAAGCCTGAATTGCTGGAACTTTGGGGCTCCGCCCCCAGGGGCTGCACACAGCACCAACCGCTTGGGCTGACAGCCCTCCCCACCTGGCAGCAGCTCCCCGGCCCAAGGCTTTTCTTCTCCCAACACAATTCCAGGTCTTTCTGTTCATATGAGGAGGCTTTACCAGCTCCCCACATATGTCACGAGAACACCTCGCAGGCCCTGGACTCTCGGAGCCGGGGTCCAGACGCACCTGCAGACCTTACTCTGCTTGGTCCCACTGGAATGCCATCTCCCTTCCTTCAACTAGACAAAGACTCATGGCTCCAAGACAGGGTGGTGCAGGGGCTCCCCTCACAAGCCTGTGTTGGggtgccccatccccacccccaagagGCAAATCTGCAGGGCACCAGGTGACAGTGGAGGGTCACTGAACCCACCCTGTAGGGCCCAACTCTAGGACCAGGGTGTGACTATCCTcaggacacagaagaggaaacgAGGTGCAGAGGTTCTAAGCTGCCATGCTTACACAGCAGGTAGCGAGGCCAGGATTCACTCAGGTCCCTCTGACCTGGAGCCAGCAGGAGTCACTACCCCCAAGTACAGCCAGCGCTGAGTGCTCCAGCCAGGAGGACGGGGATCAGCATGTCAGGAGACAGCTATGTGGTGCAGTTTACAATCCCAAGGCTGGTCACAGCTTCCCACttggcagaggagaaaagagaggccCACAGAGGTTCAGGAACTAGCCAAGAGTCCCAGGCTTCCAATTCCCTGTGCTGATGACGTCGACAAGCATGGTGAAGAAAGTCCACATGGGGAGAAAACACAGATTATGAGCAAGAGAGGAGTTCCTTGCTAATCGTGCTGCTCCAGGGATGACAGTAAACCAAGTTTGTGTCCTAGAAGCTCAAAGGCCAGGCCACCAGTGATGGGGCTGCtggggccaccacagcagagggaagccagcctggcacagagaaggaagggaatgaAACCACAGAGGAAATGAGGGAGGACCCCAGCGCACGGAAGCCTGCACGGCACCTGCCGTCCCCATTCGCCAGACCGCTGGGTCTCCGTGAACCATGTAGCTTCATGCAAGGAAACAGGAGGGCAGCACAGAAGCTCAGGGTCTGGCTTCCTGAGAAGAGGTGCCACACCTTTGCCACACAGGTTCCACCCCCGGtggcctccccaccctccctgcgTCCACCTACAGGTCACCGGGGCCCCGCCCAGGACCAAGCTTGGGGAGGCCTTTCACAGCTGGTGGGGCCTCCCGTGGGAGTCCCTCTCAGTCCAACATGGCCAGTGTCCTGGCCCACAGGGGCAGCAGGCCCAGACTCTGACAGAGGAGATGCAAAACTGATcccagacccccccccccaacgaGCACCATGGATGCAAGTCAGCgcacctctccaagcctcagtttccccatctacaaTATGAGACCATTTGGGAGCTCTGAACAGAATGGAGTTGGGGCTGGGAAGCTCTTTGTGCTAAACTGTGAAGTCCTGGGCACACCCTGGCCCTCCCCTGGGTCACCTGCCTGAGAGctcctcagggccagccctccttTTGTGCATGGCCCTGGGGGCCCAGCACCCCAAGGCCGCTGATGGATGGTCCCGGGTCAGGTTaggcagggagtggggaaaagGCTTATCTAACCCGCCCCATTGTCTTCACGACCTTTGCTCCCAGCCTGGTTGGGTTTAGGAAAAGCCGCCTTAGCCGGTCCTGGCCAGGAGGCGCTGAGCTGAGAGGCCCCTCATAAAAGACCTATTCAGGGAACGCTCCGTCTTTTTTTAAAGGCCCAGACCACCCTCGCTCCATCCTCCCTGTAAACCAACAAAAATACAAGCAAGAGAACAAACCCATCTTATTTTGAGAAGCTCAAGTTTTTAATCCAAACTTCTGAAAGTAAACAAAACCCCTCCACAGGCTTGCTGGAGACCCGGCTTTCCCGAGGTCAGCTGAAGGGGAGTGGACGGAGGTGCTGGTAGAAGGGACatggaggcaggagaaagaaggTGGGGCAcacaggatgggggaggggcaggggagaaaTCGTTGAAAATGCTTCTATTTGAAAATTGCATCAGTTCAAGCGGGCAAATGTGACTTTCTGGTGTTTGGGGCTCACCTGCCTCAATTTGCCTTGCTGGATTAGAGCAAAGAGCACCCTAGTCCAGACTTCAGTCAGCCCAGTGCAGACCTCTGGCCATTTCTATTTGCATATGCATTCACAGGCTGCCAGGTCCGGCCCCAGCCAGAGACTGCCTTGAATACAGATGGGCCACCTCCCACCACAGCCCTCTGGGGCCTTCCAGGAGGGCACCCAGGAGGGCTGCAGGTACTCCACAGCTCCCAAAAGAGGACTACAGGACCACCATTCCCCGGTTCCTTGGCAGGTGCAGCCAGACAAGGGCTCGGTCACAAACATTCAGGCGAGCTGTCTGTCTAAACAGCAGAGCTATGCAGAGAACACGGAAGTCTGTTTGGCAAGCCCCCAATGGGGTCCCTATCATTTTTCACAAGCAGCCTTGGAAGAAATATGCATGACAAGGATTCTGACAAGTGTTAAGACCCAGTGCGTGCAGCTCCTGGCCTCCCTCGACCTCATGTGGATAAAGGGGGCTCTATGGCTTTGCcacacttcacagatgaagagcggagagaggctcagagaagttaagtaacttgccaaggcAAGAGGGGTGGAGATTTGAATGCGAGAGAGCCTGACCCCACCGGGTAATGGGGTTATCAACCATCTGCTCAGTAGTCACCGATAAGCAAGTGACACTTCCCAGGACGGGAGAACGAGGGCAAACCTGGGTCAGGAATCAAGAACAGGGAGTCACCAGTGTCTGCTGATTAACAGTATCAGCCAAAATGACAACAGACCAGAGATGCAAGTCAGCCCATGGCAGGAGCAGTAGGGGACCCAGGCAGACCCACCCAGGCCACTGGAACTGAGACACTTCCAATCTCAACTGCCTTCCCAGGCAGCACTCAgaacctctctcagcctccacctgcctgtctgtaaaatgaggataatactacCTCGCCAGGTTCCTATGAGGATGAGCTGAGGATAAGCAAATCCATAAGGCTCCAGCCCACTATCTGACTCCACCATCTCCAGCATCCGACAGACACTCACTAGCTTTTCATCTCCAGCTCACTGGTCACGCCACTTAAAACTACAGGTGTGAGTACAGAAAAGTAGTTTCTAGGAGAAGGGCCTCTCCTTGTTTCTAGGCATCCTGTTCATATTGTTGGAAGAACATCTCAAGGCCACGCATGTCTTTAAGAGACAAAACTAAATAATAACAACCCCGTCCATAACTGAAATTTGTGACGATGCTGCTGAATCCTTAGTTCACCCCAAAGAAAGCTTTGCCGCCACAAAATCTGCAGCAGTCCTGTTCCAAGTGTGCATGGGACTTGGAGGGGCGTGGATTCTGCAGGAAACCCTACACCTCGACCCCCACCCACCCGATTGGGGTGGAAACCCTCAGGTGGAGGCCAGTCCCCCACTCCTGCGTCACTTGCTGCTgaaatgaaacactgggccagaCAGGGGCCACATCTCCCGGTCCAATACATGACAGAACTTCCTGCAGATACGCTATGACACTCAAGCTCTTCAGTGCCCTGCAGAGAATCACTCTGGCCAAGTGTCACTATGACGCAGCTGAAAACCAGACAGCTTTCCTTTCCCAGGCCCGGGACTGCAGCAAGCCCCTCCTTCGTATCGTACTTGGGGAAGTGGGGGCCCAGAAACCTGactctcccaaagcccccaagaaggagaggccagagaggctgAGACTGGGACTCCTCACTCCCAAGACCCTGAAACCCCAATAAACTAAGCCACTAACTTTGAGCTACTCCCACTGGCCTCAAGGAGcctgtggtgggaggtggggtggataCAGAGTTACAAAGAGAAACCCGAGTTGTGCTCCTAGATTGCTAATCAGTAACAAAATATCCCTCTCAAGCCAGTCCTGCCCTGAACTCGCAAGCTGGGAGGGTATTAGGAAAACTATGCGGGGCTAGCACCCCACCTCCACCCGCCCAGTGCCCACCCCAGCCCCGACTCCAATGCACCTGCACCGGCCACTTGGCCACCAAACCAAAGAGCCCGCGTCCCTCCCCTGCTCAGGCTGTCACTCTGGGGAGGAACAGTCATTTACGACCTAGATACATTTTCTCAGAACCAGGAAAGCCTTTAAAAGAACCAGAAAGGGCTGTTTAATCTCCACCTTCAGGCAAATAGTTCCGGCAGCAGCAATTGCCACCAGAACTGGGAGCCAAGCCACCAAAAATGTGGAAgaacagggaggcaggagaggagcgAGGcggctgggaggagaaggaacGGGAGCCCACTGCTCTGCTCCAGACTCACGCTGGGGGCCCCCTGCTCCGCGGCCCACGGTCACAGCACGGAAGACAGTAGCTGGGCTTTCCTGAGGCCAAAGGTCCTCCCACGGACCCCTGGCACTTCCTGTAAGACAACCAACAGTTTACAAATACCTTCAGAGGCTTTATCTCCACCTCAAATGCCAGAGGCTGGAAGCATCATTTTCCACTCTCCAGAAAAGCAAACTGAGGCACGCAGAGCAGAGAAGCCAGGATCCACCCCAAGCACATACCCCCCAGGAAAGTGTCAGAGCCTCGGTTGAGAAAGGTCCCTCTGCCCTGATAAGTGCAGAACTAACAGCAAACCAGGAGGGCTCTTAGCCCCGTCCTCTGGCCCAGCTGCCTCCAGGTCTCAACCCGGttgcccctgctccctcccaacactgcaggcagcccagaggAAACCCAGCTGGCATCCCAGCCATTGCACACACCGGCTCAGATTTGGGGGCCGCCTGTTGCTCCAGATAAGAGGGAAATTCTGGTGCTCAAAggacttttcatttctttccgaGAAGAACTTCCCGCTCCCAGACAAGGATCTCAAAGGCTGGGATGAGGTGCGCCCAGCCAGCCCTGCAGTGCCAGACACTCACACTGACCACTCCGCAGAGGAGAAACTTTCTAGGGTCTGGCAGACCGGGCGGGCTGAGGATTAGGAGCTGGGCAGGGACACGCCTCCATCACTAGACCAGAAAAACACCACCCAACGCCCCACTGCGGGTGGGCGCGGCATCTCCCTGCCCGGAGTTCCGATGCCAGCCGGAGAACGGGTCTGCAGCGGCGGCCGCCCCTGGGAGAAAGGGCTGTGGCCCCGAGACCCGCGCGCCCCGGCTCGTGCTGTCCTTACCGTGCAGGCCGTTGGGGATGCTTCGGTGGTGCGGTGGCGCCGACAGGTCGTCCAGGGACCTGCGCGTGGCTACAGCCTTGCCGTCGGGGGCCTTGTGCGGCCCGGGGGGCAGCAGCGGGGGCGGGACGTGGTGGTGGTGATCCGGGCTGCCGCCGCTGCCCGCGCTGGACGTGCTGCTGCCGTCGCCCACGTCGCGGGTCCCCGCGCCCGCCGCGCCGCCCGCCAGCGGCCCGCTCAGGCTGGCCTGGCTGTCGATGGAGCTGCGGgagcccgcgccgccgccgccgccgccgcccgcgccgcccgcgccccccgccAGCGCGGCGCGCTCCTCgtccagcagcagcaccagctcCTTGAGCTCCAGGTTCTCGCGCAGCAGGGCCTCCTGGCGCGCCTCGAGCTCGCGCAGCTTCTGCTGCGAGCGGGCCACCTCGTGCCACACGGCGCCGGCCGCGTGGCGCCCGAAGCGCTGCCACTCGCGCGCGAGCTTGCGCCCCTTCTGCCGGTCGTCGTCGAGGAAGCAGCAGAGCTCGCGTAGCTCCTGGTTGTCGTCCTGCAGCCGCTGGTTCACGTCCTTGAGGCCGCGGATCTCCAGCAGGTGCTGCTGCAGCCGCCGGTTCACGTCGCGCATCAGGCCGCCGTGCTCCAGCATGAGGCCCACCTTCTCGCCCTCGGCGCGCCGCAGCCGCCGCGCCAGCTCCTCCTTGCTCCAGCGCAGCAGCTCCTCGTCCGGCANNNNNNNNNNNNNNNNNNNNNNNNNNNNNNNNNNNNNNNNNNNNNNNNNNNNNNNNNNNNNNNNNNNNNNNNNNNNNNNNNNNNNNNNNNNNNNNNNNNNNNNNNNNNNNNNNNNNNNNNNNNNNNNNNNNNNNNNNNNNNNNNNNNNNNNNNNNNNNNNNNNNNNNNNNNNNNNNNNNNNNNNNNNNNNNNNNNNNNNNNNNNNNNNNNNNNNNNNNNNNNNNNNNNNNNNNNNNNNNNNNNNNNNNNNNNNNNNNNNNNNNNNNNNNNNNNNNNNNNNNNNNNNNNNNNNNNNNNNNNNNNNNNNNNNNNNNNNNNNNNNNNNNNNNNNNNNNNNNNNNNNNNNNNNNNNNNNNNNNNNNNNNNNNNNNNNNNNNNNNNNNNNNNNNNNNNNNNNNNNCCGCCCGGGAAGCCGCGCGTCTCGGGGCTCGGCGAGCGGGGACCGCAGCTGCGTCGGCGGCCGCCGTGCCGGGCGCTCTCCGGGCTCGGGCGAAGCAGGCGGAGGCCCGCCCCCCGCCCAGCTCCCGGAGCCCCAGCCGCCCCGCCCACtccgggcggggagggggcggagcGCCGCGGCCGGGGCCCGCCTCCGGGGGAGCGAGGGGTGGGCGGAGGCGCGGCCGGCCCCCGACGTCCCCCCGCTCGGTGCGCCCGCCCGCTGGGCGCCCTGCCAGAGGCGCGTTCGAGCCACGGTCCCGCCCTCCCGCCCGTCCGATTGGGCCTCTCTGGGGGTGTGTGGGAGGGGCGGGGCGCGCGCGGGGGACGCCGCGGAGATGGTACAGTCCACCCCGGGCTCCCAACCCCCTCCCGGCGGTTCAAGTTTCTGCGCCCGGAGGACGCGGCCTCGGCCAATCCCCGGGCTACAGGGCGCTTTTAAAATGCAGGTACGGCTGCGGGGAGGGGGAAGGTGGGAAAGGTGGGGCAGGGCTTCCCTTAAAGGCGACGCGCGGAGCTGGGCGCCGAGCCCGGCCCCGGCCCGTGTTCCCCGCCCGCACTCCCCCTTCCCAGATAAATGAAGACTGTACCCAGGGTCCGGAGGACagctccccatctccctcccgGGGGCACCAGAGTCCAGCGTAGTCTGAGACACGACGAACAATAGGACTCTGACACGGGGGTCGCTCTCCCCGGCGGCAGGGCGGCTCTTTGTCCCCTTCCCTGACCCTGCCCCCATCTCCACCCTCGTCC includes:
- the CCDC85C gene encoding coiled-coil domain-containing protein 85C, producing the protein MIQECVSYLQISRRVGPLGTPPKPPQLWPSKRLFQGSWEGLSQVPDEELLRWSKEELARRLRRAEGEKVGLMLEHGGLMRDVNRRLQQHLLEIRGLKDVNQRLQDDNQELRELCCFLDDDRQKGRKLAREWQRFGRHAAGAVWHEVARSQQKLRELEARQEALLRENLELKELVLLLDEERAALAGGAGGAGGGGGGGAGSRSSIDSQASLSGPLAGGAAGAGTRDVGDGSSTSSAGSGGSPDHHHHVPPPLLPPGPHKAPDGKAVATRRSLDDLSAPPHHRSIPNGLHDPSSTYIRQLETKVKLLEGDKILAQQAGSGEFRTLRKGFSPYHSESQLASLPPSYQDSLQNGPACPVPELSSPPAGYSSAGQKPEAVVHAMKVLEVHENLDRQLQDSCEEDLSEKEKAIVREMCNVVWRKLGDAASSKPSIRQHLSGNQFKGPL